In the genome of Candidatus Ornithobacterium hominis, the window TTTTCTCAACCCCTTCTCTTTGGGGTCTTCAGCCACCACTTTTCTTTTTATTTCCACTGAAGATTGAATGTACGGGGCTACGTTATCAGGTGTTAAACTTTTTAATGCCACCAAATTCTGCCAATGTTTTTTATCTCGAATTAAGCCATGCTTGAGCATTTCGGCAAAACCTGAGTTTAATTGGTTTTGAGGTAAAGTTTCAAGAAATTCTGGCGAAATCAGAACCATCTCTGGCAAACTAAACGTCCCAATTTGATTTTTTAAGCCTTTAAAATCAATGCCTGTCTTCCCGCCTACAGAGGCATCGGCCATTGCCAGCAAGCTGGTCGGGATATTAATGAATGTAATACCTCGCTTAAACGTAGAAGCTGCAAAACCACCCAAATCAGTCACCACTCCGCCGCCGAGATTGATTAGCAAAGAATTTCGGTCTAAATTCAAATCCAACATTCCGCCCCAGACGTCAGCCACGTTGCCTATCTGCTTTGCAGACTCACCTGCAGGAATTTCTAAAAATGTAGCCGCATCTAAATCTTTGCACCGCTCTAGAACTAGTGGCAAACAATGAATTTG includes:
- the aroB gene encoding 3-dehydroquinate synthase encodes the protein MKQSFIYFEDIFTTLNDFIKDYKGKITFLVDENTQIHCLPLVLERCKDLDAATFLEIPAGESAKQIGNVADVWGGMLDLNLDRNSLLINLGGGVVTDLGGFAASTFKRGITFINIPTSLLAMADASVGGKTGIDFKGLKNQIGTFSLPEMVLISPEFLETLPQNQLNSGFAEMLKHGLIRDKKHWQNLVALKSLTPDNVAPYIQSSVEIKRKVVAEDPKEKGLRKILNAGHTLGHAIETYFLNQNIDAYLNHLINGEEELLHGEAVAIGLILEAYISAEKNKLSSEELEEISKGLLKFFPKRNLPTYAEIKNYLLQDKKNENGEIQFMLLDKIGECDSQSIAAEKEVIEAAFQYYSNLKVH